From a region of the Helianthus annuus cultivar XRQ/B chromosome 5, HanXRQr2.0-SUNRISE, whole genome shotgun sequence genome:
- the LOC110938934 gene encoding low affinity inorganic phosphate transporter 4 has translation MASNNLSILEALDSAKTQWYHVKAIVIAGMGFFTDAYDLFCIATVSKLLGRLYFSGEHPDEPGKLPLGVNNTVLGVALVGTLSGQLVFGYLGDKLGRKKVYGMTLLLMMICAICSGLSFGYGPKAVIGTLCFFRFWLGFGIGGDYPLSATIMSEYANKRTRGAFIAAVFAMQGMGIIFAGLVSMTVSKLFLMANKAPTWNDSHVHSTQRNADYAWRIVLMLGALPALLTYYWRMKMPETGRYTAIIEGNAKQAASDMGRVLDVEIQAEQEKLAMFKSNNDYPLLSEKFFQRHGRHLIGTMSTWFLLDIAFYSQNLTQKDIFPVMGLTKKAPEVNALEEMFEISRAMFVVAMFGTFPGYWFTVAFIEKIGRYNIQLMGFLMMSIFMFIIGIKYEYLATKENRWIFAGLYGLTFFFANFGPNSTTFVLPAELFPTRVRSTCHAMSAAAGKAGAMVSAFGIQKYTLDSNKDKIKTAMIILAVTNMLGFFCTFLVTETKGRSLEEISGEDGSMDKEEAEMSNRGHRHVQEN, from the coding sequence ATGGCTTCCAATAACCTATCCATACTTGAAGCACTTGATTCAGCTAAAACGCAATGGTACCATGTCAAAGCCATTGTCATCGCAGGAATGGGTTTCTTCACAGACGCGTACGATCTCTTTTGTATCGCCACCGTATCCAAGCTGCTGGGCCGTCTCTACTTTTCTGGAGAACACCCTGACGAACCAGGAAAGCTCCCACTAGGCGTAAACAACACCGTGCTCGGTGTAGCCCTAGTTGGAACCCTTTCAGGTCAACTTGTGTTTGGTTATCTTGGTGACAAGCTTGGTCGAAAGAAGGTGTACGGAATGACCTTGCTTCTCATGATGATTTGTGCTATTTGCTCCGGGTTGAGTTTCGGGTACGGTCCAAAAGCAGTGATCGGCACCCTTTGTTTCTTCCGGTTCTGGCTTGGATTCGGGATCGGCGGAGACTACCCACTCTCCGCTACGATCATGTCTGAGTACGCAAACAAGAGAACCCGTGGTGCGTTTATCGCCGCGGTGTTCGCCATGCAAGGAATGGGGATTATTTTTGCCGGTCTAGTATCAATGACCGTCTCAAAGTTGTTCCTAATGGCAAACAAGGCCCCCACGTGGAATGATAGCCACGTCCATTCCACGCAGAGGAATGCAGATTACGCATGGAGAATTGTTCTCATGCTCGGAGCTCTTCCGGCTCTCTTGACATACTACTGGCGGATGAAGATGCCGGAAACCGGTAGGTACACGGCCATAATCGAGGGAAACGCGAAGCAAGCAGCATCGGATATGGGACGTGTGTTGGATGTGGAGATCCAAGCGGAGCAAGAGAAATTGGCTATGTTTAAGTCGAATAACGACTACCCTTTGTTATCCGAGAAGTTCTTTCAGAGACATGGGAGACACTTGATCGGGACAATGAGCACGTGGTTCTTGTTGGACATTGCGTTTTATAGTCAAAACTTGACACAAAAGGACATCTTTCCGGTGATGGGTTTGACAAAAAAGGCCCCGGAAGTCAACGCTCTGGAAGAAATGTTCGAGATATCACGCGCCATGTTCGTTGTAGCCATGTTTGGCACTTTCCCCGGCTACTGGTTCACGGTGGCTTTCATCGAGAAGATCGGTCGGTACAACATCCAACTCATGGGATTCCTAATGATGTCGATCTTCATGTTCATAATAGGAATCAAGTACGAATACCTCGCTACAAAAGAAAACCGATGGATCTTCGCAGGTCTCTATGGGCTGACCTTCTTCTTCGCAAACTTCGGGCCTAACAGCACAACTTTCGTTTTACCCGCGGAGCTCTTTCCTACGAGAGTGAGGTCTACGTGCCATGCAATGAGCGCGGCCGCAGGGAAGGCGGGGGCGATGGTGAGTGCGTTCGGGATTCAGAAATATACACTGGATAGTAACAAGGATAAGATAAAGACTGCAATGATCATATTGGCGGTTACAAACATGTTGGGGTTTTTCTGTACGTTCTTGGTGACGGAGACCAAAGGGCGGTCATTGGAAGAGATTTCCGGCGAAGATGGAAGCATGGACAAGGAGGAGGCGGAGATGAGTAACAGAGGACATCGTCACGTCCAAGAAAATTGA